A genomic stretch from Arachis stenosperma cultivar V10309 chromosome 3, arast.V10309.gnm1.PFL2, whole genome shotgun sequence includes:
- the LOC130970506 gene encoding acetolactate synthase small subunit 1, chloroplastic-like produces MAVAPAPIHAFKPHSSFPQPNKTFSLFPNLPPAPPSRSLIRHNKLSIRAVSSGGAGGKFAEDAALSSNGPPPPAVRSKVRRHTISVFVGDESGMINRIAGVFARRGYNIESLAVGLNEDKALFTIVVSGTDRVLRQVVEQLHKLVNVLKVEDLSNEPQVERELMLIKVKSDPKYYNEIKWFVDIFRAKVVDTSEHSVTIEVTGDPGKLVAFERNLSKFGIKEIARTGKIALRREKLGASAPFWRFSAASYPDLEVKPVVNALEAAKTSNPITNTDTPVGGDVYPSEPSDGFIVKQVLDAHWGVLNDDDTTGIQSHTLSILVNDSPGVLNLVTGVFARRGYNIQSLAVGHAEVEGLSRITTVVPGTDESIGKLVQQLYKLVELHEVHDLTHLPFAERELMLIKIAVNTAARRDVLDIATIFRAKAVDVSDHTVTLEVTGDLDKMVALQRTLEPYGICEVARTGRIALVRESGVDSKYLRGYSFPL; encoded by the exons ATGGCTGTAGCTCCAGCTCCAATCCATGCCTTCAAACCCCATTCCTCATTCCCTCAACCAAACAAAACCTTCTCCCTCTTTCCAAACCTACCTCCCGCTCCTCCATCCCGCTCACTCATCCGCCACAATAAACTCTCCATTCGCGCCGTCAGCTCCGGCGGCGCCGGAGGAAAATTCGCCGAAGATGCAGCTCTCTCTTCCAACGGCCCTCCCCCTCCCGCCGTCCGATCAAA GGTTAGGCGGCACACGATTTCGGTCTTCGTTGGTGACGAGAGCGGAATGATTAACAGAATTGCGGGGGTTTTCGCGCGAAGAGGTTACAACATCGAGTCTCTCGCAGTTGGTCTCAACGAGGACAAGGCGCTCTTCACCATCGTCGTCTCCGGCACCGATAGGGTGCTCCGGCAAGTCGTGGAGCAGCTCCACAAGCTCGTCAATGTATTAAAG GTTGAAGATCTTTCGAATGAGCCACAGGTGGAACGTGAATTAATGCTCATAAAAGTGAAATCCGATCCCAAGTACTATAATGAG ATAAAGTGGTTTGTGGACATCTTCAGAGCTAAGGTCGTGGATACCTCAGAACATTCTGTGACGATTGAG GTCACTGGAGATCCAGGGAAGCTCGTTGCATTTGAAAGAAATCTAAGCAAGTTTGGAATTAAAGAAATAGCTAGAACCGGAAAG ATTGCTTTGAGAAGGGAGAAGTTGGGTGCCTCTGCTCCATTTTGGCGGTTTTCAGCTGCTTCTTATCCGGATCTTGAAGTAAAACCAGTTGTTAATGCCCTTGAGGCAGCCAAAACTAGCAATCCTATTACCAACACTGATACACCTGTGGGG GGTGATGTTTATCCTTCAGAGCCTTCAGATGGCTTTATAGTCAAGCAAGTACTTGATGCTCACTGGGGTGTTCTCAATGATGATGAT ACCACTGGAATTCAATCGCACACTTTATCCATCCTTGTGAATGATTCTCCTGGAGTTCTCAACTTAGTCACAGGGGTTTTTGCTAGAAGGGGATACAACATTCAG AGTTTAGCTGTGGGACATGCGGAAGTTGAAGGACTTTCTAGAATTACAACTGTGGTTCCAGGGACAGATGAGTCAATTGGCAAGTTGGTGCAGCAACTGTATAAGCTAGTAGAACTGCATGAG GTTCATGATCTCACCCACTTGCCATTTGCTGAGCGAGAATTGATGCTGATAAAGATTGCTGTCAATACTGCTGCACGACGTGATGTCCTCGATATCGCCACCATTTTTAGGGCTAAAGCCGTTGATGTATCTGATCATACAGTAACCCTTGAG GTTACCGGAGATCTGGACAAAATGGTGGCGTTGCAGAGAACGTTGGAACCGTATGGGATTTGTGAG GTGGCACGAACTGGGCGCATAGCACTGGTGCGCGAGTCAGGGGTAGACTCCAAATACTTGCGTGGATATTCCTTTCCCTTGTAA
- the LOC130969377 gene encoding guanosine nucleotide diphosphate dissociation inhibitor 1: MDEEYDVIVLGTGLKECILSGLLSVDGLKVLHMDRNDYYGGESTSLNLNQLWKKFRGEDKPPAHLGSSRDYNVDMIPKFMMANGTLVRVLIHTDVTKYLYFKAVDGSYVFNKGKVYKVPSNDVEALKSPLMGLFEKRRARKFFIYVQNYEESDPKTHEGMDLTRVSTRELIEKYGLSDDTVDFIGHAIALHRDDRYLDQPALDTVKRMKLYSESLARFQGGSPYIYPLYGLGELPQAFARLSAVYGGTYMLNKPECKVEFNEEGKVIGVTSEGETAKCKKVVCDPSYLPNKVRKVGRVARAIAIMSHPIPNTGDSHSVQIILPQKQLGRKSDMYVFCCSYTHNVAPKGKFIAFVSAEAETDNPESELRAGIELLGPVDEIFFDIYDRYEPVNEPSLDNCFISTSYDATTHFESTVVDVLNMYTLITGKVVDLSVDLSAASAAEE; encoded by the exons ATGGATGAAGAGTACGATGTGATCGTTTTGGGTACTGGCCTCAAAGAATGCATCCTCAGTGGTCTTCTCTCTGTTGATGGCCTCAAG GTTCTTCATATGGATAGGAATGACTATTACGGAGGAGAATCCACTTCCCTTAATCTTAATCag CTATGGAAGAAGTTCAGGGGAGAAGACAAGCCCCCTGCACATTTGGGTTCAAGCAGAGACTACAATGTTGATATGATCCCTAAG TTTATGATGGCAAATGGAACATTGGTGAGGGTTCTCATACACACTGATGTCACTAAGTATCTCTATTTCAAAGCTGTGGATGGAAGCTATGTCTTTAATAAAGGAAAG GTTTACAAGGTGCCATCAAATGATGTGGAGGCCTTGAAATCCCCACTCATGGGTTTGTTTGAAAAGCGTCGAGCACGCAAGTTTTTCATCTATGTTCAAAATTATGAGGAGAGTGATCCTAAAACTCATGAGGGGATGGACTTGACAAGAGTGTCTACCAGAGAACTGATAGA AAAATATGGCCTCAGTGATGACACTGTTGACTTCATCGGTCATGCTATTGCCCTTCATAGAGATGATCGCTATTTGGATCAGCCAGCACTGGACACTGTGAAAAGAATGAAG TTATATTCTGAGTCTCTAGCACGCTTTCAAGGAGGATCACCTTACATATATCCTTTGTATGGTTTAGGAGAGCTTCCCCAG GCATTTGCACGTCTTAGTGCTGTGTATGGTGGAACATATATGTTGAATAAACCTGAATGCAAG GTAGAATTTAATGAGGAAGGAAAGGTTATAGGGGTAACATCTGAAGGTGAAACTGCAAAGTGTAAAAAAGTTGTTTGTGATCCGTCATACTTGCCCAACAAG GTGAGGAAGGTTGGAAGGGTTGCAAGGGCAATAGCCATCATGAGCCACCCAATCCCCAACACTGGTGATTCCCATTCAGTGCAAATTATTCTACCTCAGAAGCAGTTGGGACGGAAGTCTGACAT GTATGTGTTTTGCTGTTCGTACACTCACAATGTTGCCCCCAAAGGAAAATTTATTGCATTTGTATCAGCAGAGGCAGAGACTGATAATCCTGAGTCTGAACTAAGGGCAGGAATTGAACTTCTAGGACCAGTTGATGAGATATTTTTCGATATATATGACAGATATGAACCAGTCAATGAACCCTCTTTGGACAACTGCTTTATATCAACT AGTTATGATGCTACTACTCACTTTGAGTCAACAGTAGTGGACGTTCTCAACATGTATACATTGATAACTGGAAAG GTTGTTGACCTCAGTGTGGATCTAAGTGCTGCTAGTGCTGCTGAAGAGTAA
- the LOC130967842 gene encoding zinc finger transcription factor YY1-like isoform X2, translating into MEIHYSSSYFERRPIIRSNAPAAKWVKEWVPQDVVATGGKCMLLRWVREDALKALQEKEKEPAVPEPEPEPTTEVLFLCSYEGCGKTFIDAGALRKHSHIHGERQFVCHYEGCGKKFLDSSKLKRHFLIHTGERDFVCPHEGCGKAFSLDFNLRSHMKTHSQENYHICPYSDCGKRYAHEYKLKNHIASHHEKNAALEVPKYTPPSERQPKTTKHSGTAYGSASSDRPYACPYEGCEKAYIHEYKLKLHLKREHPGHMSDENAEHAQANLDNEMDEASDQDAYGGKRSNGKIQKQSKLKPNLKLPPSKIAKRKAPPPTPATIAVTKKHWSVNVREEAYNEEDSEETEEEDRDNVEDGWRYAGNNDDDDEETEYED; encoded by the exons ATGGAGATTCACTACAGTAGCAGTTACTTCGAAAGGCGCCCCATAATCAGGTCCAATGCGCCAGCTGCTAAGTGGGTTAAAGAATG GGTTCCCCAAGATGTTGTAGCCACTGGGGGGAAATGCATGCTCTTAAGATGGGTTAGAG AGGATGCCTTGAAGGCATTGcaggaaaaggaaaaagaacCGGCTGTACCTGAACCGGAACCAGAGCCAACTACTGAAGTGCTTTTTCTTTGCAGCTATGAAGGATGTGGAAAGACGTTCATTGATGCCGGTGCATTGAGGAAACATTCTCACATTCATGGAGAGAGACAATTTGTTTGTCACTATGAGGGGTGTGGAAAG AAATTTCTTGATAGCTCAAAGTTGAAAAGACATTTTCTCATTCACACAGGGGAGAGGGATTTTGTGTGTCCCCATGAAGGCTGTGGCAAG GCCTTCTCTCTGGATTTCAACTTAAGGTCTCACATGAAAACACATTCACAAGAGAACTATCATATCTGTCCGTACTCAGATTGCGGAAAGAGATATGCTCACGAATACAAGCTAAAGAATCACATTGCCTCTCACCATGAAAAG AATGCAGCACTGGAGGTGCCGAAGTATACTCCGCCTTCAGAGAGACAACCAAAAACTACTAAACATTCTGGCACAGCATATGGTTCTGCATCGTCAGATCGCCCCTATGCATGCCCTTATGAAGGATGTGAAAAAGCCTACATTCATGAATACAAGCTTAAACTCCATTTGAAGAGGGAACATCCTGGGCATATGTCTGATGAAAATGCAGAGCATGCTCAAGCTAATCTTGATAATGAAATGGATGAAGCAAGCGATCAAGATGCCTATGGTGGCAAGCGGTCAAATGGTAAAATTCAGAAGCAAAGTAAGCTAAAACCAAACCTTAAGTTGCCTCCTTCCAAAATCGCCAAACGCAAAGCACCGCCACCTACTCCTGCCACCATAGCCGTAACAAAGAAACATTGGTCTGTGAATGTGAGAGAGGAGGCTTACAACGAAGAAGACAGCGAAGAAACAGAAGAGGAGGATCGCGACAATGTTGAAGATGGTTGGAGATATGCTGGCAACAATGACGACGATGATGAAGAAACAGAATATGAAGACTGA
- the LOC130967842 gene encoding zinc finger transcription factor YY1-like isoform X1, whose protein sequence is MLDMYYANDRRNVPARVPQDVVATGGKCMLLRWVREDALKALQEKEKEPAVPEPEPEPTTEVLFLCSYEGCGKTFIDAGALRKHSHIHGERQFVCHYEGCGKKFLDSSKLKRHFLIHTGERDFVCPHEGCGKAFSLDFNLRSHMKTHSQENYHICPYSDCGKRYAHEYKLKNHIASHHEKNAALEVPKYTPPSERQPKTTKHSGTAYGSASSDRPYACPYEGCEKAYIHEYKLKLHLKREHPGHMSDENAEHAQANLDNEMDEASDQDAYGGKRSNGKIQKQSKLKPNLKLPPSKIAKRKAPPPTPATIAVTKKHWSVNVREEAYNEEDSEETEEEDRDNVEDGWRYAGNNDDDDEETEYED, encoded by the exons ATG TTGGACATGTATTACGCTAACGATCGGCGCAATGTTCCTGCCAGGGTTCCCCAAGATGTTGTAGCCACTGGGGGGAAATGCATGCTCTTAAGATGGGTTAGAG AGGATGCCTTGAAGGCATTGcaggaaaaggaaaaagaacCGGCTGTACCTGAACCGGAACCAGAGCCAACTACTGAAGTGCTTTTTCTTTGCAGCTATGAAGGATGTGGAAAGACGTTCATTGATGCCGGTGCATTGAGGAAACATTCTCACATTCATGGAGAGAGACAATTTGTTTGTCACTATGAGGGGTGTGGAAAG AAATTTCTTGATAGCTCAAAGTTGAAAAGACATTTTCTCATTCACACAGGGGAGAGGGATTTTGTGTGTCCCCATGAAGGCTGTGGCAAG GCCTTCTCTCTGGATTTCAACTTAAGGTCTCACATGAAAACACATTCACAAGAGAACTATCATATCTGTCCGTACTCAGATTGCGGAAAGAGATATGCTCACGAATACAAGCTAAAGAATCACATTGCCTCTCACCATGAAAAG AATGCAGCACTGGAGGTGCCGAAGTATACTCCGCCTTCAGAGAGACAACCAAAAACTACTAAACATTCTGGCACAGCATATGGTTCTGCATCGTCAGATCGCCCCTATGCATGCCCTTATGAAGGATGTGAAAAAGCCTACATTCATGAATACAAGCTTAAACTCCATTTGAAGAGGGAACATCCTGGGCATATGTCTGATGAAAATGCAGAGCATGCTCAAGCTAATCTTGATAATGAAATGGATGAAGCAAGCGATCAAGATGCCTATGGTGGCAAGCGGTCAAATGGTAAAATTCAGAAGCAAAGTAAGCTAAAACCAAACCTTAAGTTGCCTCCTTCCAAAATCGCCAAACGCAAAGCACCGCCACCTACTCCTGCCACCATAGCCGTAACAAAGAAACATTGGTCTGTGAATGTGAGAGAGGAGGCTTACAACGAAGAAGACAGCGAAGAAACAGAAGAGGAGGATCGCGACAATGTTGAAGATGGTTGGAGATATGCTGGCAACAATGACGACGATGATGAAGAAACAGAATATGAAGACTGA